The Aequorivita sublithincola DSM 14238 genome window below encodes:
- a CDS encoding M20/M25/M40 family metallo-hydrolase yields the protein MKNFPIPTLIFFLLFSTISISQNAVQDSIMLKKIYNSALTDGKAYDWLDYLSNEIGGRLSGSFEAESAVKYTEAELKELGLDKVWLQPVMVPKWTRGFKEYAYIEGDAGEKTIANICALGGSVPTPNLGIKAEVVEVQNFEELEKLGKEKIEGKIVFFNRPMQADLIHTGSAYGGASNQRYSGAEQAAKYGAIGVLVRSLSLKMDDSPHTGAMSYGDAPANQRIPAAAISTNGAEYLSTLLKLKPNLKFYFKQNCKTWDDVASYNVIGEITGSQFPNKFMVVGGHLDSWDLADGAQDDGAGCVQSMEVLRLFKKLNYKPKNTIRVVLFMNEENGLRGGLKYAEEAKRKNEKHVFALESDSGGYTPRGFSLETDAANAQQIRSWEPLFRPYLIHLFDEGYSGADIRPMKENITVLAGLQPDSQRYFDIHHSENDTFDQVNKRELELGAATMASLMYLIDMHGVK from the coding sequence ATGAAAAACTTTCCAATCCCTACCTTAATTTTCTTTCTGCTTTTTTCAACTATAAGCATTTCACAAAACGCCGTTCAGGATTCCATTATGCTGAAAAAGATTTATAATTCAGCCTTGACCGATGGAAAAGCGTATGATTGGTTAGATTATCTTTCAAACGAAATTGGCGGCAGACTTTCGGGTTCTTTTGAAGCCGAAAGTGCCGTAAAATATACCGAAGCAGAACTAAAAGAACTTGGTTTAGATAAAGTTTGGCTACAGCCCGTAATGGTTCCAAAATGGACTCGTGGTTTTAAGGAATATGCATATATAGAAGGAGATGCAGGCGAAAAAACGATAGCAAACATTTGCGCACTTGGTGGTTCGGTGCCAACTCCAAACTTGGGCATCAAAGCTGAAGTTGTGGAAGTTCAGAATTTTGAAGAATTGGAAAAATTAGGCAAAGAAAAAATTGAAGGAAAAATTGTTTTCTTCAACAGACCAATGCAAGCAGATTTAATTCATACAGGTTCTGCCTACGGAGGCGCTTCAAATCAGCGTTATTCTGGGGCGGAACAAGCTGCTAAATATGGTGCGATAGGCGTTTTGGTGCGTTCGTTGTCTCTCAAAATGGACGATTCGCCACATACTGGCGCAATGAGTTATGGCGACGCTCCAGCCAACCAACGAATTCCTGCAGCGGCCATTAGTACCAACGGCGCTGAATATCTTAGCACGCTTTTAAAGTTGAAGCCAAATCTTAAGTTTTATTTTAAACAAAACTGTAAAACTTGGGACGATGTAGCTTCTTACAATGTTATTGGCGAAATTACTGGAAGCCAATTCCCAAATAAATTTATGGTAGTTGGCGGCCATTTGGACAGTTGGGATTTAGCAGATGGCGCACAAGACGATGGCGCAGGCTGCGTGCAAAGTATGGAAGTTTTAAGACTATTCAAGAAGCTAAACTACAAGCCAAAAAACACCATTCGCGTTGTATTATTTATGAATGAAGAAAACGGCCTTCGCGGCGGATTAAAATATGCCGAAGAAGCCAAACGAAAAAATGAAAAACACGTTTTCGCTTTAGAAAGTGATAGTGGCGGCTATACACCTCGTGGATTCTCTCTTGAAACCGACGCTGCAAACGCTCAACAAATCCGCTCTTGGGAACCACTTTTTAGACCTTACTTAATTCATTTATTTGATGAAGGTTATAGCGGTGCAGATATTCGTCCGATGAAAGAAAATATTACTGTTCTCGCTGGATTGCAACCAGATTCACAACGCTATTTTGACATTCACCATTCAGAAAATGATACGTTCGATCAAGTAAACAAGCGCGAGTTGGAACTTGGAGCTGCAACTATGGCCAGCTTGATGTATTTAATAGATATGCACGGGGTGAAATGA
- a CDS encoding ABC transporter permease codes for MNHLPLIIKREYLTKVRNKSFIIMTFLTPFIFAGIFALVAYLSSLNSDTVRAISVMDESGLFADQFKSSPHTQYKMLQNVSLDEAKKEAETNEFYGLLYIPKTENLEDLSKKITFYSEDSPSLSMMSDINRMLESRVNTLKLKEAGIDSETIKNLHINISANQETFKGKETSKLGSGLKLVFGAAAGYLLFMFIIIYGNMIMRSVIEEKTSRVIEVIISSVKPRVLLLGKIFGTTLAGISQVLVWIVLILVLMTTVTTIFGIDPAAASPSQQVIENSIDGGTQQLLQDVMLEINNLPIANLIIMFILFFVGGYLLYASLYASVGAAVDSETDTQQFMMPILTPLILAVYVGFFTVMDNPHGTVSQVFSYIPFTSPVVMLMRIPFGVPIWQQIVSVVILFGTFIGMVWFAAKIYRVGILMYGKKPTYKEIFKWLKY; via the coding sequence ATGAACCATCTTCCGCTTATCATAAAAAGGGAATACCTTACTAAAGTCCGCAACAAGTCGTTCATTATAATGACGTTTTTAACACCCTTTATTTTTGCAGGAATTTTTGCGCTAGTGGCTTACTTATCAAGCTTGAATAGCGATACGGTTCGTGCAATTTCGGTAATGGACGAAAGTGGATTGTTTGCAGATCAATTCAAAAGTTCCCCACATACGCAGTACAAAATGTTGCAAAATGTTTCTTTGGATGAGGCAAAAAAGGAAGCGGAAACCAATGAGTTTTATGGATTATTATACATTCCGAAAACGGAAAATTTAGAAGATCTTTCAAAGAAAATTACTTTTTATTCCGAAGATTCACCATCGCTTTCAATGATGAGTGACATCAATAGAATGTTGGAAAGTAGAGTGAATACATTAAAGCTGAAAGAAGCTGGAATAGATTCTGAAACAATTAAGAACCTTCACATAAACATAAGTGCCAATCAAGAAACATTTAAAGGAAAGGAAACCTCAAAATTAGGTTCTGGTCTGAAACTTGTATTTGGAGCTGCAGCGGGTTATTTGCTTTTTATGTTTATCATTATTTATGGCAATATGATAATGCGAAGTGTGATTGAAGAAAAAACTAGCAGAGTTATTGAAGTTATCATTTCATCGGTAAAACCGCGAGTTTTGCTTTTGGGGAAAATATTCGGAACCACTTTGGCAGGGATTTCACAGGTTTTGGTTTGGATAGTTTTAATATTGGTTTTGATGACCACCGTGACCACCATTTTTGGGATTGATCCCGCCGCGGCTTCTCCATCACAGCAGGTTATAGAAAATAGTATAGATGGCGGCACACAACAGCTTTTACAAGATGTTATGTTGGAAATAAACAATCTACCAATCGCAAATTTAATTATAATGTTTATCCTTTTCTTTGTCGGTGGTTATTTGCTGTACGCATCTTTATACGCTTCAGTTGGCGCCGCCGTTGATAGCGAAACAGACACGCAACAATTTATGATGCCTATTTTAACGCCACTCATTCTAGCAGTTTATGTAGGCTTTTTTACAGTTATGGATAATCCGCACGGAACCGTTTCACAGGTATTCTCGTATATTCCATTTACTTCGCCTGTTGTAATGTTAATGCGTATTCCTTTTGGTGTACCTATATGGCAACAGATTGTTTCGGTAGTAATTCTCTTTGGAACTTTTATAGGAATGGTGTGGTTTGCTGCCAAAATCTATCGCGTAGGAATATTAATGTACGGCAAAAAACCAACCTATAAGGAAATTTTTAAATGGCTTAAATATTAA
- a CDS encoding ABC transporter ATP-binding protein, producing MEKLLVVNNVSKVYGDYTALNNVSIEVEKGSIFGLLGPNGAGKTTLIRIINQITMPDSGSIILDGEPLQPHHIQYIGYLPEERGLYKTMKVGEQALYLAQLKGLTKQEAKARLKYWFDRLEIGDWWDKKIQELSKGMAQKIQFVVTVLHNPKLLIFDEPFSGFDPINANLIKDEILKLRDEGATVIFSTHRMESVEEMCDHIALIHKSNKILDGKLIDIKRQYRSNMFEIGLITPNHAATSALLKEQFEIFPATFKSINDELQYKVKVPDSVSTNDFVSYLTSQGQLTHFVEVIPSASDIFIETIQKN from the coding sequence ATGGAAAAACTTTTAGTGGTTAACAATGTTTCCAAAGTCTACGGTGATTATACAGCGCTTAATAACGTTTCCATAGAAGTAGAAAAAGGAAGCATTTTTGGACTATTGGGGCCAAATGGCGCTGGAAAAACGACCTTAATCCGAATCATCAATCAAATAACAATGCCCGATTCTGGCTCGATTATTTTGGATGGCGAACCGCTTCAGCCGCATCACATTCAATATATAGGATATTTACCCGAAGAACGCGGACTCTACAAAACTATGAAAGTAGGAGAGCAGGCACTTTACTTGGCGCAACTAAAAGGTCTTACAAAACAAGAAGCAAAAGCGCGGCTTAAATATTGGTTTGACCGTTTGGAAATTGGAGATTGGTGGGACAAGAAAATTCAGGAGCTTTCTAAAGGGATGGCGCAGAAAATTCAGTTTGTGGTTACTGTGCTTCACAATCCAAAATTGCTAATTTTTGATGAACCCTTCAGCGGTTTTGATCCTATAAACGCCAACCTTATAAAAGATGAAATTCTAAAACTTCGTGATGAAGGTGCAACGGTTATTTTCTCAACTCATAGAATGGAATCTGTAGAGGAAATGTGCGACCACATTGCGCTAATTCATAAATCCAACAAAATATTGGACGGAAAATTGATAGATATAAAACGCCAATACCGAAGCAATATGTTCGAAATTGGTTTGATAACGCCAAATCATGCGGCAACCTCTGCTTTATTGAAGGAGCAGTTTGAAATTTTTCCGGCAACCTTCAAAAGTATAAACGACGAACTTCAGTATAAAGTAAAAGTACCAGATTCTGTTTCAACGAACGACTTTGTAAGCTATTTGACCTCGCAAGGGCAGCTAACTCATTTTGTGGAGGTAATTCCATCTGCAAGCGACATATTTATTGAAACCATCCAAAAAAATTAA
- a CDS encoding sigma-54-dependent transcriptional regulator has protein sequence MYRILIIEDEAAIRRVLVKILTEENQGYEVFEAEDGLAGMEIIKNEDFDLVLCDIKMPKMDGVEVLEATKKIKPEIPMVMISGHGDLDTAVNTMRMGAFDYISKPPDLNRLLNTVRIALDRKELVVENTRLKKKVSKNYEMVGESLEIEKIKDMIEKVAPTEARVLITGPNGTGKELVAHWLHQKSERSNGPMIEVNCAAIPSELIESELFGHVKGAFTSAIKDRAGKFEAANGGTIFLDEVGDMSLSAQAKVLRALQENKVQRVGSDKDIKVDVRVITATNKNLKKEIEEGRFREDLYHRLAVILIKVPSLNDRRDDIPLLVEYFSEKISSEHGTAKKNFSDKAIKLLQEYDWTGNIRELRNVVERMIILGGKEISVEDVKLFASK, from the coding sequence ATGTATAGAATACTTATTATAGAAGACGAAGCAGCCATTAGAAGGGTTTTGGTAAAAATTCTTACCGAAGAAAACCAAGGTTACGAAGTTTTTGAAGCTGAAGACGGTCTTGCTGGTATGGAGATAATAAAAAACGAAGATTTCGATCTTGTGCTTTGTGATATCAAAATGCCAAAAATGGACGGTGTGGAAGTTTTGGAAGCCACAAAAAAGATAAAACCTGAAATACCAATGGTTATGATTTCTGGCCACGGAGATCTTGATACTGCAGTAAACACAATGCGTATGGGCGCTTTTGATTATATTTCAAAACCGCCAGATTTAAATCGTTTACTCAATACCGTCCGTATTGCTTTAGACCGGAAAGAGTTGGTTGTTGAAAACACACGTCTTAAAAAGAAGGTTTCCAAAAACTACGAAATGGTAGGCGAGTCTTTGGAAATAGAGAAGATAAAAGATATGATTGAAAAAGTGGCGCCCACCGAAGCCCGCGTTTTGATTACGGGTCCCAACGGAACTGGAAAAGAATTAGTGGCACATTGGCTTCATCAAAAAAGCGAGCGCAGCAACGGCCCAATGATAGAAGTAAACTGCGCCGCAATACCAAGCGAGTTGATTGAAAGCGAACTTTTTGGTCACGTAAAAGGTGCGTTTACTTCAGCAATTAAAGATCGCGCGGGTAAGTTTGAAGCCGCAAACGGTGGAACTATTTTTCTAGATGAAGTGGGCGATATGAGCCTTTCCGCACAAGCTAAAGTACTTCGAGCATTACAGGAAAACAAAGTACAACGCGTGGGGAGCGACAAAGACATAAAAGTTGATGTACGTGTAATAACCGCTACCAATAAAAACTTGAAAAAGGAAATAGAAGAAGGTCGTTTTCGGGAGGATTTGTACCATCGACTGGCAGTAATTCTTATAAAAGTACCGTCATTAAACGACCGTCGTGATGATATACCGTTGTTGGTAGAATATTTTTCAGAAAAAATTTCCAGCGAACACGGAACAGCAAAGAAGAATTTTTCAGACAAAGCAATAAAATTATTACAAGAATACGATTGGACGGGAAACATCCGCGAATTGCGAAATGTAGTAGAACGAATGATTATTCTTGGAGGAAAAGAAATTAGCGTGGAAGACGTAAAATTATTTGCCAGTAAATAA
- a CDS encoding DUF1853 family protein, with amino-acid sequence MQSKATTLLQYFKNSPDLKINSEAYPFENFKFSDEKITESEFVFPKNSVLGMQAEACFEAYLKQSKNYELLAANIQINGEIETLGELDYIVRNLKTEEIVHIELACKFYLYEQNADTSEEEKWIGPNRKDTLFDKLEKLKLKQFPLLYKDETIQKLQTLHIEIPTSQQLCLKTFLFLPKKMSAEKFPKAFHDCIVGYYINSSHFEKDETALYAIPNKKEWLLPIDEMNNWHTFSETKQLIETQLKIKKSPLIYKKTPHNIERFFIIWW; translated from the coding sequence ATGCAATCAAAGGCAACAACTTTATTACAATATTTCAAAAATTCACCCGATTTAAAAATTAATTCGGAAGCATATCCTTTTGAAAATTTTAAGTTTTCAGATGAAAAAATTACTGAAAGTGAATTTGTTTTTCCGAAGAATTCAGTCCTCGGAATGCAAGCCGAAGCATGTTTTGAAGCATATTTAAAACAATCGAAAAACTATGAATTGTTGGCTGCAAATATTCAGATTAATGGTGAAATAGAAACTTTGGGCGAACTGGATTATATAGTTCGAAATCTCAAAACCGAAGAAATTGTTCACATAGAATTGGCCTGCAAGTTCTATTTATACGAGCAAAACGCCGACACTTCCGAAGAAGAAAAATGGATTGGCCCCAATAGAAAAGACACGCTATTTGACAAGTTGGAAAAGCTTAAGTTGAAACAATTTCCGTTGCTTTATAAAGACGAAACAATCCAAAAGTTGCAAACGCTCCACATCGAAATTCCAACTTCACAGCAATTATGTTTGAAAACCTTTTTATTTCTTCCGAAGAAAATGTCTGCTGAAAAATTTCCAAAGGCTTTTCACGATTGTATCGTTGGCTATTACATAAACTCAAGCCATTTTGAAAAAGATGAAACTGCTCTCTACGCAATTCCAAACAAAAAAGAATGGCTTCTACCAATTGATGAAATGAACAATTGGCACACTTTTTCAGAAACAAAACAATTGATTGAAACACAACTAAAAATAAAAAAGTCCCCTTTAATCTATAAAAAAACGCCCCATAACATAGAGCGTTTCTTTATAATTTGGTGGTAA
- a CDS encoding PPK2 family polyphosphate kinase translates to MKEVKIEDFKVSENLKIDGTKTTWDLDASKDELEDQLEDTRKKLGKLQDTLYAHGKYAVLVCLQGMDTAGKDSLIREVFKDFNARGVVVHSFKTPTALEKRHDYLWRHYIALPERGKFGVFNRTHYENVLVTRVHPNYILGENLPDVNSLEDIDDEFWNKRFQQINDFERTIQQNGTIIFKFFLNLSKDEQKHRQLRRLDKPDKNWKFSPGDLDERELWSEYQKCYEDAINHTSKPNAPWYLIPSDDKRTARVIVAEIMLQELKKYKDIKEPELDDDIKAKISEYRERLKND, encoded by the coding sequence ATGAAAGAAGTTAAAATAGAAGATTTCAAAGTTTCTGAAAACTTGAAAATAGATGGTACAAAAACCACTTGGGATCTAGATGCATCAAAAGACGAACTTGAGGACCAATTAGAAGACACCCGCAAAAAGCTGGGTAAACTTCAAGACACACTATACGCCCACGGCAAATATGCTGTTTTGGTATGCCTTCAAGGAATGGATACTGCAGGAAAAGATAGTTTAATTCGTGAAGTTTTTAAGGATTTTAACGCGCGTGGCGTGGTGGTTCATAGTTTCAAAACTCCCACAGCTTTAGAAAAAAGACACGACTATCTTTGGAGACATTACATTGCACTTCCCGAACGCGGAAAATTTGGAGTTTTCAATAGAACGCATTATGAAAACGTACTGGTAACAAGGGTTCATCCAAATTATATTTTAGGTGAAAACTTGCCAGATGTAAACAGTTTAGAAGACATTGACGATGAATTTTGGAACAAACGTTTTCAACAAATCAATGATTTTGAGAGGACAATTCAGCAGAATGGAACCATTATCTTCAAATTCTTTTTAAACTTAAGTAAAGACGAACAAAAGCACCGTCAACTCCGTCGTTTGGACAAACCGGATAAAAACTGGAAATTTTCTCCAGGAGATTTGGACGAGCGCGAACTTTGGAGCGAATACCAAAAGTGTTACGAAGACGCGATAAACCATACTTCAAAACCAAACGCTCCTTGGTATCTTATACCTTCAGACGATAAAAGAACGGCTCGTGTTATTGTCGCAGAAATTATGCTGCAAGAACTCAAAAAATACAAAGACATTAAAGAACCAGAATTGGATGACGATATAAAAGCCAAGATTTCAGAATATCGCGAACGACTTAAAAATGATTAA